The sequence caaTAAAATGAGGCAATACTAATTACACAGATGGCTATTTTCAGGGTCAAATCTGAGAGTATGTAAGAAAGTACAGAACACACTATATACTTAAAGCAGGacaagaagtaaataaatattaatacacaTCTGGTAAAGAAAGGGTATAGTTTCTGGACTATGGGAAAAAGGGAGAAGAGCTTGCCATTCCTCATCTCTGGTTTGGGCTGAGCCTGTGAGTATCCTCCCTCATCTAACACATGCAGCTCTGCTCCAGCCTTCAAggagaggaagcagagagaaCAAGGTGAAATCCAAGCTGCTCAACTTGGTGTACAGGCCCTTCACTGCTTGGCCCCAATTAATTATTCCAGCCTCGGCTCCATAtcatctgctttttaaattttttagaacgATGTTtacaaaatactaaatatttatgAGCAAGGTAAGATTATAGGTTTACACTGTGAATTCATCACCCAGTTAAAGAAAAGCCACATAACTAGGACCTTTGAAGTCCTGGGGAACCCTCCTCAATTCAATCTACTGCTGGAGGAAACTATTATCCCCAATTCTGTGCTTCTTTCCCACCTTTTAAAACCGTTTAACTGTATACAATAGTACCCACAGACCagttttggtttgctttgttttcaaaCTTCATACAGAAGAATAAGTAAGTCTGTGTATTCTTTTATgacttggtttttctttttccccttaatGTTATACTCCTGAGATTCATCTGTGTTGATGCACCGACCTGCAGCtccttcattttcattgctgCAATACCACAGCTAAATTGTCCATTCTCCCATTTATGGAGATCTGGGTTCTCTCCAGTTGTTTTTTGCTATCACAGTCTTCTATGACCATTCCTGTGTACATCTCCCTGTGCACACGCACACGGGTTCCTCTCGACGTAGGGCTTCAGCTTCACTGGCATCCTACAACACACTACTCTGCAGTCATCCTTATTTCCACTGTTCCCCCCATGCACTTTCATCCCCCACCCTCTCCACTGTCTCTGCCAACGattcttcctcccttcccacctGATGACCTCCTTCGAGGTCCAGCTCAAGGTTCCACCTCCACTGCCACCCCTTCTGAGTCTTTCCCCGACTCCTTCACACACTTAAGTCAGTTTCTATCCTGAAATCCTCAAACACTAAGACTCTAAAGCACATGTTCCTCTTCCTTGTGTTTTAAGACACTGTTGACATGTCTCAGTCCCTCATTTGACGGAGAGGTCCCTGAGGGCCAAGACTACCTGTCCTCTCTGTGTCACACTGCTTAGCATACACGTGGCTGGGAGCACATGGCTCAGTGACCCTGAAAGAATGAAATCAATGGCAGGTGCACTGATGCCATCAGGTTCATTAGCACCCCACATTTTCATCCTAGAGAAGAGTGGGGAACACTTACCAGGCTCCCACAAACCAGACTGAATGCGACCCATGACCAGACAGGGGTTCTCCTGTAGAAGGTGAGTAACTCTTGTCCTCCTCTAACACCTAAAGGTCACTTACACATGGCAGGGCTCCATCTCTGATCCCTTCTGCACCTCTAGCCTGAATCTCTAGCTTGCTGGGCTGGGACCATTCCCCTGGAACATTAAAAGAGCTTCCTAGTGCCTGACAAATGGCCTCTTCCTTTCACACAGTTGAGGTGAGGAGTCTCCTGTTTTTGGCTGCCCAGCCTGgatctttctcttcttcatgcTCCTCCAGGGATTCACACAGTGTACATGCTCTTGGGAAGCGTCACTCTCTAGCTCTGGAGGTGGGGCAGGTGCCTCAGGGGTGACCTACTCACAAATTCTCATCCTCCGGTTATGGTGTGTACTTCAGGGAATGGCCTATAACCATGAAGACCAGAATAGATTGAGAAATCGATTGAGAAAATATGTGAGCTAGagtttttgggggaaaaaaaatcctgtctTTTCCTAGTGAGCTAACAGAGGAAGACTTCCTTTCTCTGGGTCATGAGGCATGGGGTATGGATGTGAGGAAGGGAATTGCTATAGCTATTTTGCTACTAGGAGGGAAGCTTGCCAAAGACAAAGCTGACacacaacagaaaagaaagataagTACAGAAAAATGGAGTTAGTCTGTTAACACAGTAAGCTGCTGGAGTAAACCTTGCCTGAATTCTCTCtggatttttcagttttatgagTCAATAAATTCCCTATACTATTTTTACCATGTTGAGCTTTCTGTTTTCGCAACCAAAAACATCCTAAGTACTACATCCCAAGTACTaccagaggaaagagaagggaactCACACTGCATGCCTATGTGCCAGGCTGGGAGTTTTATGTGTCTTATGTCATTCAGTCCTCATGGTTGTGAGAAAGACTTTATCATCCTCCTCACTATACAGCTGAGAAAACAATCTCTAAGAGATGAAgacttctattttgttttatactttgttcctaagattatttttataactCAGCTAAACAATGCCAATTTTTGCAGGACTAATCTAGAGAAAACGGATAGCAGGAGATTGTAAGACTCTGGGCAGGGTGTCACAGCTCACCTCTGTTCTTTGTAGCTGTGGTTGCTTTGGATTTGCTTTTAGCCATCTCTTTGTGGTTCTCCGAAGGCAAAGAATTCCACCTCTTCTGAGCTGAAACAGGCACCAAGGGGATAGAGGGCAGCTTCAGGCGCCATTCAGGCCCAAGCGAGTCCATGAGAGCTCTGGTCATCCTGGAAAGGAAGGCAGGATTGCAGGGAGGTTTCCAGCTGGGTCAAGAAGGTATTTCTCCTTTCACACACCCATGGGAGGTAGGCCTTTTCAGAAGAGCCAGAGCTGCCACCCTCCCCCTTGTCAGAACCACCTCTTTAGCTCCTCCAACATGCTGCAATACAGGAACAGAAGTCTGCCACCCATAAACGCCATCTCAGATCAGTCACCATGACACTCCTTGAGCTTGATCAAACTATGTTACCTTTAAAGTGGGGATCTGTTGCTTGTTAAGGATACTTAAACCGTGATCCAAAAAGACTATAATTTCTCCAAGAAAGAATCGTAcgttttgtttcatattttatcaATGAATCGAGTGCACAACCATGCAAGCACCTGACATTTGTTTAATGctcaggctttttaaaaaatgcaaagctTACGTCATTCTCAAATCTTACAACTCCTCAGGGGTTCCCAATTCCCTAGGCTAATGTGGCCTGTGAGATCTGGTCCCCACCCTTTCCTGTCCCCCTTCACTGTGAGCCACATTCCCTTCTGATCCTTCCGTTCACGACTTTGCACATGCTTTTTCCTCTACCCAGAACAATCATTTCCATTTTGGAAAAAGATTGCCACCTTCCAGGCCTGGCTAACTCCAACTTATTCTTTAGATTTCAGCTTAAAATGCCACCCAGGGCCCAAGTTCATTCTGTCAACTGATCTCCAGCACCTGGTATATCACCTGGCAACCACCAGGGCCCAATCGgttatgtgttgaatgaatgaataaagctAACTGTATACTTTTTCTGCTCCTACAACCATGTTTCCTATATTATAAGAATAAAAACCACAGACTGATATCACCACAAATTCCAAGATCTCTCGGGCTAGGCTGTTTTCCTGGCGGCCAAGCAAGCTATTTCAAACCTCTACTCTCCTCAAACCTGTTCCCTGGCCCTTCCCCTTTTTTAGAGCAAACTTCCTCATACCCCAAATACAAACCTACCTGCCTGGGTGCCCAATCCTTCCTATTTCTCTCCTGTCACAATAGAAGAGACAATGGGActaatcctcccacctaggctcTGGATCCCATCTCCagatacatataattatatatacatatatatatatgattatatataaaatgtaatatataaaattatatatatataattttacattcattCTTCTGATCTTACCTCTTTCAGGGACCACACCCAGGCAGCACCTCCCTCTCCCACATCTTCATCCCTCCTACTAACTCCAACCATCAGCATTTAAGTCCCTTTAACTTTTTCCTCACCTAATAAAACCATACTGGACACCCCTTGCCATCACAGCTACACTCCCCAGCCTCCCTTCAAGCCTGACTTTCTGAAAGCATTGCCCTCTGGCTCCCGATCCCACTGACTAGCTTCCATCAGAGCCACCGGTGACTTCATTGCTAAACCTTTAATGTAAGCTCCTCGGAACACCTGACACTAATGATGTCTCCATCCTTCTTGTAGTACTCCTTCCCTTGGGACATAATTGCCCTGTTTCCTTCCACCTCTCCAGCTGCTGTTCCTCTGTAAGTCCCTCAAATGCTGGAGTTTCTCAAAGCTCCATCCTCTTCCCACTTGCTGtgatgttctttttctctctcacagcCCTAATCCACCTCTATGCTGATGACCCTCAAATCTGTATGTCTgatctgtattttcttcttttgctccATGTGAATACCCAACCGTTTTAATTACATCTCTAGTCTCATGTCCCACAGTCACCTCCGACTGAATGTCAACAATCTGAGTGCCTTCTTCTATTCCTCCCTTCTTGCTACCCTGCAACCACTAAAGCTTGTTGATATATTTCCTACACGTCCCCTGACTGGTCCCATTGTTTTCTCTCCACCCTCTCCCTGGATTGTTGCATGGCTCCCTTCCATCCTGTTGCCCTTCGTATCATCCCTCAACATGGCAGCAAAGAGTTTTTCTCTAAAATACAACTCTGCTCATGTTGCTCCACTGCTACAGACCTTTTCATAAAGCCTCACTTGCTCAGGATTAAGTCCAAGCCTCTGAACACTGGGTCTTGTGTGACTTGGCCTCATCAACCTGTCCCAAGCTGAGCTGCTACCTGCAGCACCATGTGAAACCAACTTCTTACAATTCCTGTGATCTGTCATGCTTGCTTACCCTTGCACACGCTGCTCTGTCTTCTGGCTAGCCCCCTACCCCATATCTCTCAATCTTAGCTCATCTCCTCTAAAAAGCTCTCTCtggcctccccttctccctctcagCTAGCTAGGTGGCTCCTTTCTGGCCTCAGAGCCCCCTGTCCTGCCTCCTACCATGGCACTTATCATGTTGTACTGTGCTTGCCTCTTACTGACTGGTGTCCTCCTTGAGACCAGGACCTCTATGAGGGTAGGAAGAGGTATGTCTCAGTCATCAGCCCAGGTCCTAGAGCAAAGTCTGTCACGTAATTGGTAGATTTTGTGGAATCAGATAAATTAAAAAGgaggcaaagagaaaacaaagaatgcTGGTAGACAAGTCAAGCCAGCAATAAAGCACTAAATACATCATGAAGTCCTGTTAAGGGTTTGCTATTTGTATAGCGTTTGGCTTTCTAGCTGCACACGCAGAGGGGAAACATGATCAGTTATACAAATGGCAATATCCATGAGATAAAAGCCAATTACTGCTCAGAGACCAGAAAGGAATTGCATCTGGGGAACCTCTTGGAGGGGTCACAGTGCAACATACTGAACCATGTCCACAAACCATATCCTTTTAGACTTGTCATAGCTGCTTGGGCTTGTGTCTTATTCTTCCAGTTAGAGTTAGCGCTTTAAAGATAAGTGAGGTCTGTATCTCTTTCTCATTTTGGTATCCCCCACTGAACCTGGCACAATACCTTAAacagtgcacaataaatattacTGTGCACATAGATACTGCGAGGCACATGTAggcaaaaatcaatcaatcaatctcaGTAATTTGGACTCCCTGAAAACCTGCTAAATACAAAAGCAGATTTTCCTTTCACACCTTCCCTTATGTGCCCATTGGGAGTTTTCTAAGTGTAGCCAAAGGGATCCCCTCAGAAGACAGACAAGGCAATGGCCCGCAGCCAATCAAGGACAGGGAGTTGCTGTGGAGACTACTTGCTGTGAATGGAGCTCACCTGTTGATGCCTTCTACGGCTGACGTCACACTATTATCAATCTGCAGCACAGTCTTATAGTCAACATAGGCCATAGGGTACTTCTCCAGAGCCTCATAAGCAGATGCTCGCCGCAGCAGGGGCTTCATGCTGAAGGGAACCAACGCCAGTGCTCTAGAATAGGAGGCAAACATGTCAACTGGCTGGCTGCTGAGCCACCAGGGTTTCCCTACAGTTTCTTCCAGGCAGGGTTATCTGGAGCACTCAGCATACAGGAAGTAATTTCTGGCTGAGAGACACAGCTAAAAATGCCAAACCTCAGAACAGGGATTTTTCAACTTAGCCTGAAGTGAGGAGGGGAAAGAGGGCAGAGAAAcatgaattttgttaaatgtgtgtgcacgtgcatcaATTTTCATAGTTTCAATTGCCCCAAAATCAAGAACAAACGCCTCATGGCTTTCACACTACCATGTGTTTTTACAGTTGTGGTCTAGTGGAATAATAAacaagctttggagtcagatgggGTGCTGTCTGAATTCCACCTCTGCCACTAACTATGTGACCCAGATAAATCACTTTACTGCCCCAACCCTCAGCAACTAAGTTCTGGCCTGGGACACATGGTAAACGTACCCCACAGGTTGGTCGTGAacattcaaagagaaaaatctagcacagggcctggtacaAATTAATTCAATACAGGCTCCGTGAGTATGCTCACACCCCTCCTGCTCTCCTGGCTATCACCAGGGCATGAATCTAAAGCAATATCACAGGACAACAGATCTGAGAACACATTTCAGGTAAATGTGCACGAGTTCAATGATGATAAAAGAATATTAGACTGGCTTGAAGAAAAAGAGGTATGAAACACTGTTCAGTGTCCTCTAAAACTGGTCATTCATGaataccatttttttcctttctccttgctTCTTCTGAGACGTCTATTAACCTctattcctccttctttcctttgctCCCTTCCCCTCACATACTCCCATCCCTGAAAAACACCTGGGCAAGCCAGTTACTGGTCTGCAACTCCACCTCATCCCCAGGTTTCAAATCTCACAAAGACTTTAAGGCCTACTTCTAACTTCCCATCCCACTCCTGTTTCGGCAGTGGAGCCAAGACTCCAAAGACGCAAGTCAGGGGCCATAAGGACCAAGTACAGATTCCCATTCTCAGTAATCTGGTGAAACTCAGTGACACTTTCTTAATATCTGTCCCAGATGTAATTGATGGGATCCTTCTAAAGAAGAAACAAGCCAGATTAACCCAGCCTCCTCTTCTGAGACGCTCAGACATCCCAAAGTTACCCTCAGCCACTTACGAAGTGCAATCTTTGATGCAGTCTCTGCAGTTTCCATCCTTCAAGTGACACGCTGCTCGGTTGGAGAAGAGAACACTTTCGTCTTCTGGGTCTGAAGAACCTGCCCAGGTAGAGTGGGAAGATGATCGGTCTGGGAAATGGGTGCCTCAGGGCACTAGGATACGTTTCATACTCAGAGCTCTTTGGGCTTTGTGTTAAGGCAGTAGAGATAACTATAACCTGATCAGGCTTGTTGGTCTGCTGGGCTGGCGTGTTTGTCATTCTTATGTGACAGCAAGGACACTGAGCTTTCTGCCATTCAAAGGAAACCAAGTATctcctcattcactcattccagCACTGAACTTGATAACACACAAAAGATATACATGAAATACTAGCTTCTGCCTCAAAGAAATCCATGCTGTAACTACTTGGGTTTGGGTGGgtaagtggatggatgggtgtgtattttattataaaaagcatttaaatccaagaaagaaaggaaagaaagaaagagggaaggagaggaaggaaaggatggagagggaggggaggaaggaaataaagagaacaagATGATAAACGCTATGATAAACGAATTGACCAAAAGTTGTAGGGACACGAAAGACCCATGAAAGACATGAGACTAGTTTTACCTCGTCAAGCCAGAGAGGACTTTGTCAGGGAAATGATAATAGAGCTGGGTGTGATGGGAGTACAAGAACTTTTATCAGGAAAAAGCCTTAAGCTACCCCATGGGGAGAATTATTAGACATTTTCCTAAAGGCAGTCCTTACCCTCAGGATTCGCAGAGGCTCAAGTCCTTCACTGTGGCCACaatgatctttatttatttttgagacagtcccactctgttacccaggccggagtgcactggagtgatctccgctcactgcaactccgcctcctgggttcaagcgattctcctgcctcagcctcctgagtagctggagttacaggcgcccaccaccacgcctggtagagacagggtttcaccatgttggccaagctggtcttgaactcctgacctcagcaatccatccgcctcggcctcccgaagtactgggattacaggcatgagccaccgtgcccaaccaataatggtttttatttttaaagataattttcaacCACTTCAGACCCACTAGTATgggccataattttaaaaagaattgaaaacagggtctctttttgaaaattttgaaacatACAGAACACCATTACCTCAGAATCCACCACTAGATTTAGCACATGTTATATTAGTTCCCaacttaatttttagagacagcgtctcactctgttgcccaggctggagtgtagtggcgtgatcagagcttactgcagcctcgaactcttgggctcaagcaatcttcccagctcagcctcgCAAACagataggactacaggtgtgtaccaccatgcccagttaatttttaaattttttgtagagacagagttccactgtgttgttgcccaggttggtcttgaatgcccagcctcaagaaatcctcctactctggcctcccaaagtgttgggattataggcatgagccatggcacccagcccttaaaattttttttataaaactcCGGCCATCCCCATCCTTATCCCTGTGCTCCCTCCCCAGAGTGCCAGAGGCCAGAACAATCCTGAAGTTGGTATGTAACATTTTCAAGCATGTTCGTctacatttatatgtgtgtgtgtgtgttaacagGTAAGATACCATTTTATGTCTATTAAAGCATTTCCTAAGCGGTATCATACTGCCTATCCTTCTGCAACTTGCTTATTTCACTAAGTATCCTGTTCCCATGTTGATATTTGATATCTTTCATTCAATACCAACAATAACAAGTGTTTTCCCCTCTTGTTTTGCCAGGCCCAGAGGTGGAAAGTACAAAGAATAGTAAAATACATCCTTGTCCTTAAGGAGCTAAGTATAAGTACCCAAAacctgtaatccatcttgagtcaCCAGAGTACGGTTGGTCAGAAACAGCAGTGGTGCGGCGGAAAGGGCATCAACCCTGCCATCCTGACAGTCACTCAATCGCTCTGATCACGCGTGCCCACCTATCCACATGAGGACATCACTTCACAGACTCGCTGGAAGGGTTCATTGTGTCAGCCTGTTCCCTGAGCTCTCTTCATGATCAAGAAGGCTGATCAGAGAAATCAAGAGACTTGCCCAAAATTACCTAGAAAATCCGTAGCGGCAGCAGCAGAACCAAACTCTGGTCCTTGCTAAATCTAGATACCAGGCTAGTTTTCCTGTGGACCCAGAATTAACCCATACAAACGTACAAACTTTTCCAGACCAGCTgtggtgagatgaatgaaaatgacaGCAACATCAgtacctcagcttcctcagcaACTTCATCAAGCAAGGCTGACATGAGGAAGTGGGCCTAAAGGAGAGTTTTCTAGAAAAAAGAAGAGGGCAAAGGAGTGACTTGAAACTGCAAAAAgtgcagacaaaaaaaaaaaaaaagaatgaaatctggAGAGGATGTGAGGAGAAGTCTagcaaaatgattaaaaatttggACTTAGCATCAAAATCAAACATCCATATTCAAATCATGGCTCTTCCATGTCTTCGCTGTCAAAGGGAGCCAATTTAACTCTTGGACTCCTCCTTTCTAAGCGTCTTATCCACAGGGCCATAAAAAAGATCGAAGTAGATCATGTCTAAAATGTCCAGCACATGGTAAAACAGTCAACAGATGCTAgctaacaaaaggaaaaaaaaaggaaggcggCAAAGGGAAATAGGTACTGAACGGTGACACACAGAAACCAGGATCCAAGGCTCCTTTCAAAAGTCAAGGCTTTAACCAATGAGGGTTTCTGATGAACTCACTCTGCAGAAGGGGCTTTGGGCAAAGGCCTGCGGTATGCTGACGAAAGCTGGACGCTGGGAGAACTGGTAAGAACATGCTATTCTTCTGTTTCCAACTCTCCAGTAGCTTCCATGCCAAGCTTCCAGTTTGGCATGAAATCCAAATTCCTTAGCAGGGTTTAAAACCCCTCCACAATAAATAAGGGTCTGCCTTCCTAACTGACCTCATGTCCTCCTATTCTCTGCCCTGGCTCACTATGCTTTGACCCCTGAAACACACCATGTTTATATCGTCTGGGGGGGCCTTTCTCATTGCAGTTCCCTTCAGGACCGAAAGCCTTGTGCGCTTGGCTTCCCATCATTTAGACATCACCTTAAATATCACTTCTTCAGAGATGCTGCCGTTGATCTCCCGCTCCAGTCAACTCTATCACATCACCCTATCTGTCTTCTTCCTAACCCTGATTATCCCACAGGTCTGGTTTACTTACTGACTCGCTTAAGACTCACGGCCTCCCCACCGCCCCCACAAGAATGCGCTGTCCTTGAGAGAAGGGACTTCTTGTGTCTTGTTACACAGGAGGTATGTAACAGCTACTCAACAAATACTAACTGAAAAATGAATCGCTGCGGGGGAGGAGGGTTTAGCTCCATCCTTAGGGCTCAGAACGAGGCCTAAATAACTTAGGAAGGGGCCAACAGGGTAGTTAACAAGCAGGTGGAAAGAAAGGGCCGAGGAAGTTTCTGGTAGGATGCCGGAGTCGGAAGGGGCTGGAAGGGTGGGGGGGCCGCGCAGGACCGCTGGCCGCGGGCAGCGCGAGGCCCGGGCGGGGGTTGCGGGGGTTGCGGGGGTTGGAGAAGCAGGCCCGGGGGTGAGAAGGGGGCCGGGGTCGTACCTTGCGCCTGCAGCACCCGCAGCGCGCGGCCGTAGAGCGCGGAGGCCTCGGCGTACTGGCCGTTGCGGAAACTCTCATTGCCGGCGGCGCGGAGCTTCTCCACAGAGTCTGGGAATTTGGGGGCCATCCCGGCGCCAGGCCAGCGAGTTGGGGGCGCCTTCCGTCCGTCCTCGTGTGGTGCGGGACAGCGTCCGGAGGGAAGCGCCGGCGGCGAATATCTCCGCCCCACAGCGAACCTAGCGGCGAGGGGGCGGGCCGGAGGCGGGGCCTGTGAGACCTGGAGGCCCGGCGCGCCCCGCCCTCTGCGCGTGCTCGGTTTGGAAATTAGACGACTCTTGCACGCCGGGCGGCTGCATGCTCTGGGCTCCCTGCGTTGCTAGAATGCTGTGAATGACGCAGGGAGGGAGGCCGGCCCCGCTATCAGGGAGATTATGTCCTAGTGGGGTCCCCACAGGCAATTAACTGATAAGCAAACGAAGACTCTAATTTCCTGTGATTAGTGTtgtaaggaaaacaaaacaggatATTGCAATGGAAAGTGACCACGTGTGGGCTATTTTAAATAAGGGGATGAGGGAAGGCCTTTCTCATGGGGTAATAATTGAGCTGAGACCAGACAAGATTTAGGGAATGCTGTTCCAGCCAGAGGGATGGTAAGTGCAAAGGTTCCAAGGCTAGAAAGTACCTGGCACCTAGTgctctatatttatttatttaataaatgaatgcacAGGTGGATTGATGGGGTCAAAGTCAACATATAGCGATGAATCTctaaagtttaaatattttatttgagaatCAAGAATTGCAATTCAGGGCTTACACACAGACCGGGTTGTCTTTGGTACGTCAGAAGAACAAAGAGGTTTGGagattttataaaacagaaatgttaCATATTGCTCTTCAAGGAAGTTTACTGGCACTAGTAAAGTGGGGGTTTATCAGCTTCTTGGGGGCTGGCAAGCTTTGATTGGTAAGTGATAGCAGTGGATAAAACTCAGAATTGTAGCAGGCCTTTTCAGTAGCTATTAGGTAAAACTGGTTTTAGGTTACAGCAGGCAGTTTTAGCAGCCAGGCTTgcaaaaaattacttttttggaGCAATGTTATATGCCCTGAGTAT comes from Macaca mulatta isolate MMU2019108-1 chromosome 10, T2T-MMU8v2.0, whole genome shotgun sequence and encodes:
- the TOMM34 gene encoding mitochondrial import receptor subunit TOM34; protein product: MAPKFPDSVEKLRAAGNESFRNGQYAEASALYGRALRVLQAQGSSDPEDESVLFSNRAACHLKDGNCRDCIKDCTSALALVPFSMKPLLRRASAYEALEKYPMAYVDYKTVLQIDNSVTSAVEGINRMTRALMDSLGPEWRLKLPSIPLVPVSAQKRWNSLPSENHKEMAKSKSKATTATKNRVPSAGDVEKAKVLKEEGNELVKKGNHKKAIEKYSESLLCSNLESATYSNRALCYLVLKQYTEAVKDCTEALKLDGRNVKAFYRRAQAHKALKDYKSSFADISNLLQIEPRNGPAQKLRQEVKQNLH